A section of the Tamandua tetradactyla isolate mTamTet1 chromosome 4, mTamTet1.pri, whole genome shotgun sequence genome encodes:
- the LOC143680869 gene encoding alpha-1,3-mannosyl-glycoprotein 4-beta-N-acetylglucosaminyltransferase-like protein MGAT4E isoform X3: MRCSIKRCITVTSLGILFLWLFITLRVPSKIEDDKKVMDIKRKKTGYSSRKDLRSLEDWQTLSFKYFLKIQQRRKTWLTVGISSVKRPDGSSLLHTLISLFRASSRAEQKHFTVLVHLAYSDVTWLRETVAHISSLFSPQILAGQLLLIHAPSDVYPTVDGIREDAYRGVFYPKQNVDYAFLMSFATNLSDYFLLIEDNVFCAPNFVTHIRRKVTAMKSKPWVLLEFSNMGFLGKLFHSRDLPLLAHFILLFFEEKPLDRLIPHFRTLLVQKKPILCRPFLFYHRVFSTFDDKQKAIAIKKKLSYSPDNPPGTVFTDMKVFDVHFPWEAYTLDESFFWTYNVSVGNHLTVILNNPVNLRRVQVMTGSIIDGAYALEKGQVELGYEPEGMPQYCTSFTILDHFLEGQMDREIFLKHMGSDVSCVRLVVKASQAGGLMIRHIYLWEEKSQKE; this comes from the exons ATGCGGTGTTCCATCAAGCGTTGCATCACAGTAACCTCATTGGGCATCTTATTCCTTTGGCTTTTCATCACTTTGAGAGTCCCCAGCAAAATTGAAGATGACAAAAAGGTGATGGATATCAAACGCAAA AAAACCGGTTACAGCAGCAGAAAGGACCTGAGATCACTAGAAGACTGGCAGACACTcagcttcaaatattttttaaaaatccagcagagaagaaaaa CATGGTTGACAGTGGGGATCTCCTCAGTAAAACGACCAGATGGAAGCAGCCTCTTGCACACACTCATCTCCCTTTTCCGTGCTTCCTCTAGAGCTGAGCAGAAACATTTTACAGTTCTGGTCCACCTAGCATATTCTGATGTCACCTGGCTTAGAGAAACCGTTGCCCATATTTCAAGCCTCTTCAGCCCACAGATCTTGGCAGGGCAATTGTTACTGATCCATGCTCCATCTGATGTTTATCCCACGGTGGACGGCATCCGGGAAGATGCCTATCGTGGGGTATTCTACCCCAAGCAGAATGTGGATTACGCCTTCCTCATGAGCTTTGCCACAAACCTCTCTGATTACTTCCTATTAATAGAAGACAATGTCTTTTGTGCCCCCAACTTTGTCACCCACATTCGTCGGAAGGTGACCGCCATGAAGTCCAAACCATGGGTGCTATTGGAATTCTCTAATATGGGCTTTCTTGGCAAACTTTTCCACAGCAGGGATCTCCCACTCCTGGCCCATTTCATCCTCCTCTTCTTTGAAGAGAAACCCCTTGACAGGCTGATCCCTCATTTTCGTACCCTCCTTGTCCAGAAAAAGCCAATTCTTTGCAGACCTTTTCTGTTCTACCACAGGGTCTTCTCCACCTTTGATGACAAACAGAAGGCCATAGCAATTAAGAAAAAGCTCTCTTATAGTCCTGACAACCCACCTGGAACCGTTTTCACTGATATGAAGGTTTTTGATGTTCACTTCCCCTGGGAGGCCTATACTCTGGATGAATCATTCTTTTGGACATATAATGTTAGTGTTGGAAACCACCTGACAGTGATTTTGAACAATCCAGTGAACCTGAGAAGAGTGCAAGTGATGACAGGTTCTATCATAGATGGAGCATATGCCCTTGAGAAGGGGCAAGTGGAGTTGGGCTATGAACCTGAGGGGATGCCCCAATACTGCACTAGCTTCACCATTCTGGACCATTTCTTAGAAGGACAGATGGATCGGGAGATATTTCTGAAACATATGGGGTCTGACGTGAGCTGTGTGAGACTGGTGGTGAAAGCTAGTCAAGCAGGTGGTCTCATGATCAGGCATATCTACCTCTGGGAGGAAAAAAGCCAAAA
- the LOC143680256 gene encoding uncharacterized protein LOC143680256, with product MGIRVIRSHKIVLWESRASKVAQPEREETHPEALVWQGAEAGGQGGREARGRHPEPWKVSRVGDGGGGERALHVRYVLRGPPPPPRQLGIWTCPPHPGAQFLAVRRGPWGGSRSPSMEPRSVVFHRSGRKESGEQLVTRREDLGSKAAALGTSVASLPLAECPLQWEAEKDLVSNF from the exons ATGGGTatcagagtgattcgatca CATAAGATTGTTCTGTGGGAGTCCAGGGCTTCTAAAGTGGCCCAACCGGAACGGGAGGAAACACACCCTGAAGCCCTGGTGTGG CAAGGCGCAGAGGCCGGAGGTCAAGGCGGAAGGGAGGCGCGCGGTCGACACCCCGAGCCCTGGAAAGTTAGCCGAGTCGGCGACggagggggtggggagcgggCCCTACACGTGCGCTACGTGCTGCGCGGGCCGCCACCCCCTCCCCGGCAGCTGGGGATCTGGACCTGCCCCCCTCATCCCGGGGCCCAGTTCCTAGCAGTACGCAGGGGACCGTGGGGAGGAAGTCGCTCCCCCAGTATGGAACCCAGGAGCGTGGTCTTCCATCGCAGCGGCCGGAAGGAGAGCGGGGAGCAACTCGTCACGCGGCGGGAGGATCTAGGGTCGAAGGCCGCAGCTCTGGGGACGTCG GTTGCCAGCTTGCCCTTGGCTGAATGTCCATTGCAATGGGAAGCAGAGAAAGACTTAGTCTCAAACTTCTAG
- the LOC143680869 gene encoding alpha-1,3-mannosyl-glycoprotein 4-beta-N-acetylglucosaminyltransferase-like protein MGAT4E isoform X2: MRCSIKRCITVTSLGILFLWLFITLRVPSKIEDDKKEGHVLPLPMLQKTGYSSRKDLRSLEDWQTLSFKYFLKIQQRRKTWLTVGISSVKRPDGSSLLHTLISLFRASSRAEQKHFTVLVHLAYSDVTWLRETVAHISSLFSPQILAGQLLLIHAPSDVYPTVDGIREDAYRGVFYPKQNVDYAFLMSFATNLSDYFLLIEDNVFCAPNFVTHIRRKVTAMKSKPWVLLEFSNMGFLGKLFHSRDLPLLAHFILLFFEEKPLDRLIPHFRTLLVQKKPILCRPFLFYHRVFSTFDDKQKAIAIKKKLSYSPDNPPGTVFTDMKVFDVHFPWEAYTLDESFFWTYNVSVGNHLTVILNNPVNLRRVQVMTGSIIDGAYALEKGQVELGYEPEGMPQYCTSFTILDHFLEGQMDREIFLKHMGSDVSCVRLVVKASQAGGLMIRHIYLWEEKSQKE; this comes from the exons ATGCGGTGTTCCATCAAGCGTTGCATCACAGTAACCTCATTGGGCATCTTATTCCTTTGGCTTTTCATCACTTTGAGAGTCCCCAGCAAAATTGAAGATGACAAAAAG GAAGGACATGTTTTGCCTTTGCCAATGCTCCAGAAAACCGGTTACAGCAGCAGAAAGGACCTGAGATCACTAGAAGACTGGCAGACACTcagcttcaaatattttttaaaaatccagcagagaagaaaaa CATGGTTGACAGTGGGGATCTCCTCAGTAAAACGACCAGATGGAAGCAGCCTCTTGCACACACTCATCTCCCTTTTCCGTGCTTCCTCTAGAGCTGAGCAGAAACATTTTACAGTTCTGGTCCACCTAGCATATTCTGATGTCACCTGGCTTAGAGAAACCGTTGCCCATATTTCAAGCCTCTTCAGCCCACAGATCTTGGCAGGGCAATTGTTACTGATCCATGCTCCATCTGATGTTTATCCCACGGTGGACGGCATCCGGGAAGATGCCTATCGTGGGGTATTCTACCCCAAGCAGAATGTGGATTACGCCTTCCTCATGAGCTTTGCCACAAACCTCTCTGATTACTTCCTATTAATAGAAGACAATGTCTTTTGTGCCCCCAACTTTGTCACCCACATTCGTCGGAAGGTGACCGCCATGAAGTCCAAACCATGGGTGCTATTGGAATTCTCTAATATGGGCTTTCTTGGCAAACTTTTCCACAGCAGGGATCTCCCACTCCTGGCCCATTTCATCCTCCTCTTCTTTGAAGAGAAACCCCTTGACAGGCTGATCCCTCATTTTCGTACCCTCCTTGTCCAGAAAAAGCCAATTCTTTGCAGACCTTTTCTGTTCTACCACAGGGTCTTCTCCACCTTTGATGACAAACAGAAGGCCATAGCAATTAAGAAAAAGCTCTCTTATAGTCCTGACAACCCACCTGGAACCGTTTTCACTGATATGAAGGTTTTTGATGTTCACTTCCCCTGGGAGGCCTATACTCTGGATGAATCATTCTTTTGGACATATAATGTTAGTGTTGGAAACCACCTGACAGTGATTTTGAACAATCCAGTGAACCTGAGAAGAGTGCAAGTGATGACAGGTTCTATCATAGATGGAGCATATGCCCTTGAGAAGGGGCAAGTGGAGTTGGGCTATGAACCTGAGGGGATGCCCCAATACTGCACTAGCTTCACCATTCTGGACCATTTCTTAGAAGGACAGATGGATCGGGAGATATTTCTGAAACATATGGGGTCTGACGTGAGCTGTGTGAGACTGGTGGTGAAAGCTAGTCAAGCAGGTGGTCTCATGATCAGGCATATCTACCTCTGGGAGGAAAAAAGCCAAAA
- the LOC143680869 gene encoding alpha-1,3-mannosyl-glycoprotein 4-beta-N-acetylglucosaminyltransferase-like protein MGAT4E isoform X1, with amino-acid sequence MRCSIKRCITVTSLGILFLWLFITLRVPSKIEDDKKVMDIKRKEGHVLPLPMLQKTGYSSRKDLRSLEDWQTLSFKYFLKIQQRRKTWLTVGISSVKRPDGSSLLHTLISLFRASSRAEQKHFTVLVHLAYSDVTWLRETVAHISSLFSPQILAGQLLLIHAPSDVYPTVDGIREDAYRGVFYPKQNVDYAFLMSFATNLSDYFLLIEDNVFCAPNFVTHIRRKVTAMKSKPWVLLEFSNMGFLGKLFHSRDLPLLAHFILLFFEEKPLDRLIPHFRTLLVQKKPILCRPFLFYHRVFSTFDDKQKAIAIKKKLSYSPDNPPGTVFTDMKVFDVHFPWEAYTLDESFFWTYNVSVGNHLTVILNNPVNLRRVQVMTGSIIDGAYALEKGQVELGYEPEGMPQYCTSFTILDHFLEGQMDREIFLKHMGSDVSCVRLVVKASQAGGLMIRHIYLWEEKSQKE; translated from the exons ATGCGGTGTTCCATCAAGCGTTGCATCACAGTAACCTCATTGGGCATCTTATTCCTTTGGCTTTTCATCACTTTGAGAGTCCCCAGCAAAATTGAAGATGACAAAAAGGTGATGGATATCAAACGCAAA GAAGGACATGTTTTGCCTTTGCCAATGCTCCAGAAAACCGGTTACAGCAGCAGAAAGGACCTGAGATCACTAGAAGACTGGCAGACACTcagcttcaaatattttttaaaaatccagcagagaagaaaaa CATGGTTGACAGTGGGGATCTCCTCAGTAAAACGACCAGATGGAAGCAGCCTCTTGCACACACTCATCTCCCTTTTCCGTGCTTCCTCTAGAGCTGAGCAGAAACATTTTACAGTTCTGGTCCACCTAGCATATTCTGATGTCACCTGGCTTAGAGAAACCGTTGCCCATATTTCAAGCCTCTTCAGCCCACAGATCTTGGCAGGGCAATTGTTACTGATCCATGCTCCATCTGATGTTTATCCCACGGTGGACGGCATCCGGGAAGATGCCTATCGTGGGGTATTCTACCCCAAGCAGAATGTGGATTACGCCTTCCTCATGAGCTTTGCCACAAACCTCTCTGATTACTTCCTATTAATAGAAGACAATGTCTTTTGTGCCCCCAACTTTGTCACCCACATTCGTCGGAAGGTGACCGCCATGAAGTCCAAACCATGGGTGCTATTGGAATTCTCTAATATGGGCTTTCTTGGCAAACTTTTCCACAGCAGGGATCTCCCACTCCTGGCCCATTTCATCCTCCTCTTCTTTGAAGAGAAACCCCTTGACAGGCTGATCCCTCATTTTCGTACCCTCCTTGTCCAGAAAAAGCCAATTCTTTGCAGACCTTTTCTGTTCTACCACAGGGTCTTCTCCACCTTTGATGACAAACAGAAGGCCATAGCAATTAAGAAAAAGCTCTCTTATAGTCCTGACAACCCACCTGGAACCGTTTTCACTGATATGAAGGTTTTTGATGTTCACTTCCCCTGGGAGGCCTATACTCTGGATGAATCATTCTTTTGGACATATAATGTTAGTGTTGGAAACCACCTGACAGTGATTTTGAACAATCCAGTGAACCTGAGAAGAGTGCAAGTGATGACAGGTTCTATCATAGATGGAGCATATGCCCTTGAGAAGGGGCAAGTGGAGTTGGGCTATGAACCTGAGGGGATGCCCCAATACTGCACTAGCTTCACCATTCTGGACCATTTCTTAGAAGGACAGATGGATCGGGAGATATTTCTGAAACATATGGGGTCTGACGTGAGCTGTGTGAGACTGGTGGTGAAAGCTAGTCAAGCAGGTGGTCTCATGATCAGGCATATCTACCTCTGGGAGGAAAAAAGCCAAAA